The following are encoded in a window of uncultured Pseudomonas sp. genomic DNA:
- a CDS encoding PilZ domain-containing protein, whose amino-acid sequence MSLPPNLGPRNGILSLTIKDKSVLYAAYMPFIKNGGLFIPTNKSYKLGDEVFMLLNLMDEPEKIPVAGKVVWITPKGAQGNRAAGVGVQFNDGDNTARNKIETYLAGALTSDRPTHTM is encoded by the coding sequence ATGAGTCTGCCTCCTAACTTGGGCCCGCGTAACGGAATTTTGTCGCTGACAATCAAAGACAAATCCGTGCTTTATGCCGCTTATATGCCCTTTATCAAGAACGGCGGCCTGTTTATTCCGACGAACAAGAGCTACAAGCTCGGCGACGAAGTGTTCATGTTGCTCAACTTGATGGATGAGCCGGAAAAAATTCCGGTTGCCGGCAAGGTGGTCTGGATTACCCCAAAAGGTGCGCAAGGTAACCGCGCCGCTGGTGTGGGTGTGCAGTTCAATGATGGCGACAACACCGCGCGCAACAAGATCGAAACCTACCTGGCGGGTGCCCTGACCTCGGATCGTCCGACCCACACCATGTAA
- a CDS encoding TatD family hydrolase — translation MLVDSHCHLDRLDLAAHGGSLDAALDAARARGVGHFLCIGVSADNAAAVKGLAERYADVDCSVGVHPLDLEPGVTPALDWLLAELNHPQVVAIGETGLDYHYEPESAALQQTSFRLHLDAARITGKPVIVHTREARADTLTLLREAALAQAGVLHCFTEDWEMAKAALDLGFYISLSGIVTFRNAEALREVARQVPADRLLVETDAPYLAPIPHRGKPNLPEYVRDVAEYLAVLRGVSFEQLAEQTTANFKRLFPLARVS, via the coding sequence ATGCTCGTTGATTCCCACTGTCACCTTGATCGCCTCGACTTGGCCGCCCACGGCGGTTCGCTCGATGCGGCGCTGGATGCTGCGCGCGCGCGTGGCGTTGGTCATTTTCTGTGTATCGGCGTCAGTGCCGACAATGCTGCCGCGGTCAAAGGCCTGGCTGAGCGCTATGCCGATGTTGATTGCTCGGTCGGTGTGCATCCGCTGGATCTAGAGCCCGGTGTTACGCCGGCGCTGGACTGGCTGCTTGCTGAGTTGAATCATCCCCAGGTGGTGGCCATTGGTGAGACCGGACTGGATTACCACTATGAGCCGGAGTCCGCTGCGCTGCAGCAAACCTCCTTCCGTCTGCACCTGGATGCGGCGCGCATTACCGGTAAGCCGGTAATTGTGCATACCCGTGAGGCGCGAGCGGACACGCTGACGCTGCTGCGTGAGGCGGCACTGGCGCAAGCCGGTGTGCTGCATTGTTTTACTGAAGACTGGGAAATGGCCAAGGCGGCATTGGATCTCGGCTTCTACATCTCGTTGTCGGGGATTGTCACCTTCCGCAATGCTGAGGCGTTGCGTGAGGTGGCGCGACAAGTGCCTGCCGATCGTTTGCTGGTGGAAACCGATGCACCTTACCTGGCACCAATCCCGCACCGCGGCAAGCCGAACCTGCCCGAGTATGTGCGTGATGTGGCCGAATACCTGGCGGTGCTACGCGGCGTCAGCTTCGAGCAGCTGGCTGAGCAGACCACGGCTAACTTCAAGCGCCTGTTCCCTCTGGCGCGTGTGAGCTAG
- a CDS encoding aminotransferase class V-fold PLP-dependent enzyme, with the protein MYAVHDEFPQLPGLRYLNHAAVSPWPQRAVDAVSRFASENARTGARDYPSWLQVERRLRERLQRLLNAPTCADIALVKNTSEALSFVAFGLDWRAGDQVVISDEEFPSNRIVWEALAPLGVEVVQVNLHNGDAEAALLAACGPRTRLLAISAVQYASGLRLDLPRLGHGCRARGVLLCIDAIQQLGALPLDVQASQCDFAMADGHKWLLGPEGLGVFYCRSDLRAQLKLHEYGWHMLEHAGDYQRRDWQPARSARRFECGSPNMLGAMALEASLSLLEEVGMPQVEQALQARMQWLIDGLQKCAGIHFHSPLAQPLRAGILNFSLDGWAQPALFERLKQQQVICAQRGAGIRLSPHFYTTPQVIEDTLQLLQQLATS; encoded by the coding sequence ATGTACGCAGTTCATGACGAGTTCCCACAACTTCCCGGCCTGCGCTATCTGAACCACGCTGCCGTCTCCCCCTGGCCACAACGGGCCGTCGATGCGGTCAGCCGGTTCGCCAGCGAGAACGCTCGCACCGGTGCCCGCGACTATCCATCCTGGCTGCAGGTCGAACGCCGCCTGCGCGAGCGTTTGCAGCGCTTACTCAACGCACCGACCTGCGCCGATATCGCCCTAGTCAAGAACACCTCCGAGGCGCTGTCCTTTGTCGCTTTCGGCCTGGACTGGCGGGCGGGCGACCAGGTGGTAATCAGTGACGAGGAGTTCCCCTCTAATCGGATAGTCTGGGAGGCACTTGCGCCCCTTGGCGTCGAGGTGGTGCAAGTCAACCTGCACAACGGTGATGCAGAAGCCGCCTTATTGGCCGCCTGTGGCCCGCGCACCCGATTGCTGGCAATCAGCGCGGTGCAATACGCCAGCGGCTTGCGCCTGGATCTGCCGCGCCTGGGTCACGGCTGCCGAGCGCGTGGCGTACTGCTGTGTATCGATGCGATCCAGCAACTTGGCGCCCTGCCCCTCGATGTACAGGCCAGTCAGTGTGACTTTGCCATGGCCGACGGCCACAAGTGGCTGCTCGGCCCAGAAGGCCTCGGGGTGTTCTACTGCCGCAGCGACCTGCGCGCGCAACTAAAATTGCATGAATACGGCTGGCACATGCTCGAACATGCTGGCGACTACCAGCGCCGCGATTGGCAGCCAGCACGCAGCGCTCGACGCTTTGAATGCGGCAGCCCGAATATGCTCGGTGCCATGGCACTTGAGGCCAGCCTGTCGCTGCTCGAGGAAGTGGGTATGCCCCAAGTCGAGCAGGCGCTACAGGCGCGCATGCAATGGTTGATCGACGGTCTGCAAAAATGCGCGGGCATCCACTTTCACAGCCCACTGGCACAGCCGCTACGCGCTGGCATTCTGAACTTCAGTCTGGATGGCTGGGCACAGCCGGCTTTATTCGAGCGTTTGAAACAGCAACAGGTGATCTGCGCGCAGCGCGGCGCCGGCATCCGCCTGTCGCCGCATTTCTACACTACACCGCAAGTAATTGAGGACACGCTGCAGCTGTTACAGCAGCTGGCCACTAGTTGA
- a CDS encoding TetR/AcrR family transcriptional regulator, whose amino-acid sequence MHKEPRKVREFRRREQEILDTALKLFLEQGEDSVTVEMIADTVGIGKGTIYKHFKSKAEIYLRLMLDYERDLNELFHSADVDRDKEALSRAYFEFRMRDPQRYRLFDRLEEKVVKGNQVPEMVEQLHKIRASNFERLTLLIKGRIAEGKLEDVPPYFHYCAAWALVHGAVALYHSPFWSNVLEDQEGFFQFLMDIGVRMGNKRKREGDTPAS is encoded by the coding sequence ATGCATAAAGAACCCCGCAAGGTCCGTGAGTTTCGCCGCCGCGAACAGGAAATTCTCGACACAGCACTGAAGCTTTTCCTCGAACAGGGCGAAGACAGCGTCACTGTGGAGATGATTGCCGACACGGTTGGTATTGGCAAAGGCACTATCTACAAACATTTCAAATCCAAGGCGGAGATCTATCTACGCCTGATGCTCGACTACGAGCGTGACCTTAACGAGTTGTTTCACTCGGCTGACGTCGATCGCGATAAGGAAGCCTTGTCGCGTGCCTACTTTGAGTTCCGCATGCGTGACCCGCAGCGCTATCGCCTGTTTGATCGCCTGGAAGAGAAGGTGGTCAAGGGCAATCAAGTGCCGGAGATGGTCGAGCAGCTGCACAAAATTCGCGCCTCCAACTTCGAGCGACTGACCCTGTTGATCAAGGGCCGTATCGCCGAAGGCAAGCTGGAAGACGTACCGCCGTATTTCCATTACTGCGCGGCCTGGGCGCTGGTGCACGGCGCTGTGGCGCTGTATCACTCGCCGTTCTGGAGTAATGTGCTGGAAGATCAGGAAGGCTTTTTCCAGTTCCTCATGGACATCGGCGTGCGCATGGGCAACAAGCGCAAGCGTGAGGGCGACACTCCGGCTAGCTGA
- a CDS encoding radical SAM protein: MIVDRQGRRFRNLRVSLTAACNYACTYCVPDGKRLVAAQDELSADAMLRGVAYLIEAAGIERLRITGGEPLLSPKLDAFLRGVSHLGLADISLTTNAQLLTRKLPLLLECGIRRLNVSLDTLDAAAFRTIARGGDLATVLDGLQQAKAAGLQIKVNMVPLRGQNLDQVLPLLDYCLANGFELRFIELMRMGHLARDGNGFQRQFVGMPELLAMIAERYAFIQAAAPVDATALRYEIPGLGFFGVIANESVPFCRTCSRLRLSSTGWLHGCLSSSNRHYVADLLDKPRHQALPALQGLLVKALGDKQAVAFSGGATVMKIIGG, from the coding sequence ATGATCGTTGACCGCCAGGGCAGACGCTTTCGCAATTTACGTGTCAGCCTGACCGCCGCCTGTAACTATGCCTGCACTTACTGTGTCCCCGACGGCAAGCGTCTGGTGGCCGCGCAGGATGAGCTATCGGCCGATGCCATGCTGCGTGGCGTGGCTTATCTGATCGAAGCTGCCGGTATCGAGCGGCTGCGCATCACCGGTGGCGAACCACTGCTCAGCCCGAAGCTGGACGCCTTTTTGCGCGGCGTCAGCCATCTCGGTTTGGCCGATATCAGCCTGACTACCAATGCTCAACTGCTGACACGTAAGCTGCCCTTGTTGCTGGAGTGCGGTATCCGCCGTTTGAATGTCTCCCTCGATACCCTAGATGCTGCGGCATTTCGCACGATTGCCCGTGGCGGCGACCTGGCGACAGTGCTCGACGGTCTGCAGCAGGCTAAAGCGGCGGGGCTGCAGATTAAGGTCAACATGGTGCCGTTGCGTGGGCAGAACCTCGATCAGGTGCTGCCGTTGCTCGATTATTGCCTGGCCAATGGCTTCGAGCTGCGCTTTATCGAGTTGATGCGCATGGGCCATCTGGCGCGCGACGGCAATGGCTTCCAGCGTCAGTTCGTGGGGATGCCCGAGTTGCTGGCAATGATTGCCGAGCGCTATGCCTTTATTCAGGCGGCAGCCCCCGTGGATGCGACGGCGCTGCGCTATGAGATTCCCGGGTTGGGTTTTTTTGGCGTGATCGCCAATGAGAGCGTGCCGTTCTGCCGCACCTGCTCGCGTCTGCGCTTGTCGTCGACCGGCTGGCTGCATGGCTGCCTGTCCTCGAGCAATCGCCACTATGTCGCTGATCTGCTCGATAAGCCCCGCCATCAGGCATTGCCGGCCTTGCAGGGTCTGTTGGTCAAGGCGTTGGGTGACAAACAGGCTGTGGCGTTCTCCGGCGGCGCGACTGTGATGAAGATTATTGGCGGCTAA
- a CDS encoding radical SAM protein produces the protein MQDFPISYIEPVFRPPSEAHSLILPVTNGCSWNNCTFCEMYTQEQKKFRARDEAQVLEEIRRTGERMIVQRVFLADGDALVMPTRRLLTILTAIREHMPEVTRVSSYCLPRNLRKKSVAELKELADAGLGMAYVGCESGDDEVLARVNKGETFESSLSALDKLGQAGITRSVMILNGLGGTVLSEQHADNSARLMNESQPEFLSTLVVSFPQGEVRFRQNFADFQALNQQQLFVEVERLLQGLELRDTVFRSDHASNYLVLKGTLGADKQRLLAQVRQAIEQPQQAHLRQEWQRGL, from the coding sequence ATGCAAGATTTCCCCATCAGCTACATCGAGCCGGTATTCCGTCCACCTAGCGAAGCCCATTCGCTGATCCTGCCGGTGACCAACGGTTGCTCCTGGAACAATTGCACCTTCTGCGAAATGTATACCCAAGAGCAGAAGAAGTTCCGTGCCCGTGACGAGGCGCAGGTGCTTGAAGAGATTCGCCGCACGGGCGAGCGGATGATCGTGCAGCGGGTATTTCTGGCTGACGGTGATGCGTTGGTCATGCCCACGCGACGTTTGCTGACCATCCTTACCGCAATTCGTGAACACATGCCTGAAGTCACGCGCGTCTCTAGCTACTGCTTGCCGCGCAACCTACGCAAAAAATCTGTGGCTGAGCTCAAGGAGCTGGCTGATGCCGGACTGGGAATGGCTTACGTTGGCTGTGAGTCGGGTGATGATGAAGTGCTGGCGCGGGTCAACAAGGGGGAGACCTTCGAATCCAGCCTGAGCGCCTTGGACAAGCTCGGCCAGGCCGGTATCACCCGTTCGGTGATGATCCTTAATGGTTTGGGTGGCACCGTGTTGAGTGAGCAGCATGCGGATAATTCGGCGCGCCTGATGAACGAGTCTCAGCCTGAATTTCTTTCGACCCTAGTGGTGAGCTTTCCCCAGGGCGAGGTGCGCTTTCGGCAAAACTTTGCCGATTTCCAGGCGTTGAATCAGCAGCAATTATTTGTTGAGGTGGAGCGTCTGCTGCAAGGGTTAGAGCTGCGCGATACGGTGTTTCGTAGCGATCATGCGTCCAACTACCTGGTGCTCAAGGGTACGCTCGGTGCCGATAAACAGCGCTTGCTGGCGCAGGTGCGTCAGGCCATTGAGCAACCGCAGCAAGCGCATTTGCGTCAGGAGTGGCAGCGCGGCCTTTAA
- a CDS encoding DUF4823 domain-containing protein, whose protein sequence is MRSLLLLVGVLLLGGCMKVSDMADSAIYQLRDVGVLDHSQTRRASPWRLQADSFIYIAQGHFVPPGGAYPRPNVVAEEAYKGFVEYFPMVRRAKSPLGLEESLAEARAAGAHYLLYSRFAFADDRIGTVEEWEDQEALDRLGIDRGVIQLMLIETNTRYMVDTARIRSRGGFMTLYDAKPEDMIGPALQDYARRLLGLGH, encoded by the coding sequence ATGCGTAGCCTGTTGTTGTTAGTGGGTGTGTTGCTGCTGGGCGGCTGTATGAAAGTCAGCGATATGGCCGACAGCGCGATTTATCAACTGCGCGATGTCGGTGTGCTCGACCACAGCCAGACCCGCCGTGCCAGCCCCTGGCGCTTACAGGCGGACTCCTTCATTTATATCGCTCAAGGGCATTTCGTACCGCCAGGCGGCGCCTATCCACGGCCCAATGTGGTGGCGGAAGAAGCCTATAAGGGGTTCGTTGAATATTTTCCCATGGTCCGTCGTGCCAAGTCGCCGTTAGGTCTTGAGGAGTCGCTGGCTGAGGCGCGTGCAGCTGGAGCCCACTATCTGCTGTATAGCCGCTTCGCCTTTGCCGATGACCGCATCGGCACTGTTGAGGAGTGGGAAGATCAGGAGGCGCTGGACCGTTTGGGCATCGATCGCGGGGTGATCCAGTTGATGCTGATTGAAACCAATACGCGTTATATGGTCGATACTGCACGTATTCGCAGCCGCGGTGGCTTCATGACGCTTTATGATGCCAAGCCAGAGGACATGATCGGGCCGGCGCTGCAGGACTATGCGCGGCGCTTGTTAGGTTTGGGGCATTGA
- a CDS encoding DUF1285 domain-containing protein: protein MTDTDKAGNLLAQIPKAEGKGLPPVHLWNPDFCGDIDMRIARDGTWYYMGTPIGRKPMVKLFSTIIRRDGDKYVLVTPVEMVGIQVDDAPFVAVSLHVEGVGEAQVLRFVTNVEDEVVAGSEHPLRVELDALTEEPAPYLLVRTNLEALIHRNVFYQLIELAVVRQIDGKAWLGVWSSGEFFPIGPQPD, encoded by the coding sequence ATGACTGACACAGACAAGGCCGGCAATTTGCTGGCACAGATACCCAAAGCTGAGGGCAAAGGTTTGCCGCCAGTGCATCTGTGGAACCCGGATTTCTGCGGCGATATCGACATGCGTATCGCCCGTGATGGCACCTGGTATTACATGGGCACGCCGATTGGCCGCAAGCCGATGGTTAAATTGTTCTCCACCATTATTCGCCGCGACGGCGATAAATATGTGTTGGTGACGCCGGTCGAGATGGTTGGCATTCAGGTGGATGACGCGCCTTTTGTCGCAGTCAGTCTGCACGTGGAAGGCGTGGGCGAGGCGCAGGTGCTGCGCTTTGTCACCAATGTCGAGGATGAGGTGGTGGCAGGTAGCGAGCATCCGCTGCGGGTTGAGCTGGATGCGCTGACCGAAGAGCCTGCGCCCTACTTGCTGGTGCGGACTAACCTTGAGGCGCTGATCCACCGTAATGTGTTCTATCAGTTGATCGAGCTGGCGGTTGTGCGACAGATTGATGGTAAAGCGTGGCTGGGGGTGTGGAGTAGCGGTGAGTTTTTCCCGATTGGTCCACAGCCAGACTGA
- a CDS encoding electron transfer flavoprotein-ubiquinone oxidoreductase, which yields MEREFMEFDVVIVGAGPAGLSAACRLKQKAAEAGKEISVCVVEKGSEVGAHILSGAVFEPRALNELFPDWKELGAPLNTPVKRDDIYVLTGADKSTRVPDLFVPKTMHNHGNYIISLGNLCRWLAQQAENLGVEIYPGFAAQEALIDENGSVYGILTGDLGVDREGNPKEGYYTPGMELRAKYTLFAEGCRGHIGKQLIKKFNLDSEADAQHYGIGIKEIWDIDPAKHEQGLVVHTAGWPLDIVGSENTGGSFLYHLENNQVVVGLIVDLSYSNPHLSPFDEFQRYKHHPVVAQYLEGGKRVAYGARAIAKGGLNSLPKMVFNGGALIGCDLGTLNFAKIKGSHTAMKSGMLAAEAVADALFAGKEGGDQLTGYVDAFKASWLYDELFRSRNFGPALHKFGPLVGGGFNWLDQNIFGGKIPFTLHDTKPDYACLKLAADAPKISYPKPDGKLSFDKLSSVFLSNTNHEEEQPCHLKLTDSSIPLGKNLPMYDEPAQRYCPAGVYEIVTQEDGEKKFQINAQNCVHCKTCDIKDPAQNINWVAPEGTGGPNYPNM from the coding sequence GTGGAACGCGAGTTTATGGAATTCGACGTCGTCATCGTCGGCGCCGGCCCTGCGGGTCTGTCCGCCGCCTGCCGACTGAAGCAGAAAGCAGCCGAAGCCGGCAAAGAAATTAGCGTCTGCGTGGTCGAAAAAGGCTCCGAAGTCGGCGCACACATTCTTTCCGGTGCCGTATTTGAGCCCCGCGCCCTGAATGAGCTGTTCCCCGACTGGAAAGAGCTTGGCGCGCCGCTGAACACCCCAGTCAAGCGCGATGACATCTATGTACTGACCGGTGCAGACAAATCCACTCGCGTGCCTGACCTGTTTGTGCCCAAGACCATGCACAACCATGGCAACTACATTATTTCCCTCGGCAACCTGTGCCGCTGGTTAGCTCAGCAAGCGGAAAACCTCGGTGTAGAAATCTACCCAGGCTTCGCCGCCCAAGAGGCCCTGATCGACGAAAACGGTTCGGTGTACGGCATTCTCACCGGTGACCTTGGCGTTGACCGCGAAGGCAACCCGAAAGAGGGTTACTACACCCCCGGCATGGAACTGCGCGCCAAGTACACCTTGTTCGCCGAAGGCTGCCGTGGCCACATCGGCAAGCAGCTGATCAAAAAATTCAACCTCGACTCCGAAGCCGATGCCCAGCATTACGGCATCGGCATCAAGGAAATCTGGGACATCGACCCGGCCAAGCACGAGCAAGGCCTGGTGGTGCATACCGCTGGCTGGCCACTGGACATCGTTGGCAGCGAGAACACCGGCGGCTCCTTCCTTTACCACCTGGAAAACAACCAGGTAGTCGTGGGACTGATCGTTGATCTGTCGTACAGCAACCCGCACCTGTCGCCATTCGATGAGTTCCAGCGTTACAAGCACCACCCGGTGGTTGCTCAGTACCTGGAAGGCGGCAAGCGTGTGGCATACGGCGCTCGCGCCATCGCCAAGGGCGGTCTCAACTCGCTGCCGAAGATGGTCTTCAACGGTGGCGCGCTGATCGGCTGCGACCTCGGCACCCTGAACTTCGCCAAGATCAAGGGCAGCCACACCGCCATGAAGTCCGGCATGCTGGCCGCTGAGGCGGTAGCGGACGCGCTGTTTGCAGGCAAGGAAGGCGGCGACCAGCTGACCGGGTACGTCGATGCATTCAAAGCCAGCTGGCTGTATGACGAGCTGTTCCGCAGCCGTAACTTCGGCCCGGCGCTGCACAAGTTCGGCCCACTGGTTGGCGGCGGCTTCAACTGGCTGGATCAGAACATCTTTGGTGGCAAGATTCCTTTCACCCTGCACGACACCAAGCCGGACTATGCCTGCCTGAAGCTTGCCGCAGACGCACCGAAGATCAGCTACCCGAAACCCGACGGCAAGCTCAGCTTCGATAAGCTCAGCTCGGTATTCCTCTCCAACACCAACCATGAAGAGGAACAACCCTGCCACCTGAAGCTCACCGACTCGAGCATTCCGCTGGGCAAGAACCTGCCGATGTACGACGAACCGGCGCAGCGCTACTGCCCCGCCGGGGTTTATGAAATCGTCACCCAGGAAGACGGCGAGAAGAAATTCCAGATCAACGCGCAGAACTGCGTGCACTGCAAAACCTGTGACATCAAGGACCCTGCCCAGAACATCAACTGGGTGGCCCCTGAAGGCACAGGCGGGCCTAACTACCCCAATATGTAA
- a CDS encoding electron transfer flavoprotein subunit beta/FixA family protein has translation MKVLVAVKRVVDYNVKVRVKADNSGVDLANVKMSMNPFCEIAVEEAVRLKEKGVASEIVVVTIGPTTAQEQLRTALALGADRAILVESADELNSLAVAKLLKAVVDKEQPQLVILGKQAIDSDNNQTGQMLAALTGFAQGTFASKVEVAGDKVNVTREIDGGLQTVALSLPAIVTTDLRLNEPRYASLPNIMKAKKKPLETVTPGDLGVSTASTVKTLKVEAPATRSAGIKVKSVAELVEKLKNEAKVI, from the coding sequence ATGAAGGTTCTTGTAGCTGTCAAACGAGTGGTCGACTACAACGTCAAAGTTCGCGTCAAAGCGGACAACAGCGGCGTTGATCTTGCCAACGTCAAGATGTCGATGAACCCTTTCTGCGAAATCGCCGTGGAAGAAGCCGTACGCCTGAAAGAGAAAGGCGTAGCGAGCGAAATCGTTGTTGTAACCATCGGCCCGACCACTGCTCAAGAGCAGCTGCGTACCGCGCTGGCGCTGGGTGCTGACCGTGCCATCCTGGTTGAATCGGCCGATGAGCTGAACTCCCTGGCTGTCGCCAAGCTGCTGAAGGCGGTTGTTGATAAAGAGCAGCCACAGCTGGTTATCCTCGGCAAGCAGGCCATCGACAGCGACAACAACCAGACTGGCCAGATGCTCGCCGCCCTGACTGGTTTCGCTCAAGGCACCTTCGCTTCCAAAGTGGAAGTGGCCGGCGACAAGGTCAACGTCACCCGCGAAATCGACGGCGGTCTGCAGACTGTTGCGTTGAGCTTGCCGGCTATCGTGACCACCGACCTGCGCCTCAACGAGCCGCGCTACGCGTCGCTGCCGAACATCATGAAGGCCAAGAAGAAGCCGCTGGAAACTGTTACCCCGGGCGACCTGGGCGTTTCCACTGCCTCCACTGTGAAGACCCTGAAAGTCGAAGCGCCTGCTACCCGCAGCGCCGGCATCAAGGTCAAGTCCGTGGCTGAACTGGTCGAGAAACTGAAGAACGAGGCGAAGGTAATCTAA
- a CDS encoding FAD-binding protein has product MTILVIAEHTNAALAPATLNTVAAAAKIGGDIHVLVAGAACAAAAEAAGKIAGVAKVLVADDAAFAHQLPENVAPLVAELGKGYSHILAAATSNGKNILPRVAAALDVDQISEIIAVESADTFKRPIYAGNAIATVQSSAAVKVITVRATGFDPVAAEGGSAAVEAVSGAADAGKSAFVGEELAKSDRPELTAAKIVISGGRGMQNGDNFKHLYALADKLGAAVGASRAAVDAGFVPNDMQVGQTGKIVAPQLYIAVGISGAIQHLAGMKDSKVIVAINKDEEAPIFQVADYGLVADLFDAVPELEKLV; this is encoded by the coding sequence ATGACTATCCTGGTTATCGCTGAACACACCAATGCCGCCCTGGCTCCAGCCACGCTGAACACCGTGGCTGCTGCTGCGAAGATCGGCGGCGACATTCACGTTCTGGTTGCCGGTGCCGCGTGCGCCGCCGCTGCCGAAGCTGCTGGCAAAATCGCTGGCGTGGCCAAGGTGCTGGTTGCTGACGACGCGGCTTTCGCGCACCAGCTGCCGGAAAACGTCGCGCCGCTAGTGGCCGAACTGGGCAAGGGCTACAGCCACATTCTGGCTGCTGCTACCAGCAACGGTAAGAACATCCTGCCGCGCGTAGCCGCTGCGCTGGACGTTGATCAGATCTCGGAAATCATCGCGGTTGAAAGCGCTGACACCTTCAAGCGTCCGATCTACGCCGGTAATGCTATCGCCACTGTGCAGTCTTCGGCTGCTGTCAAAGTCATCACCGTGCGCGCCACTGGTTTCGATCCAGTTGCTGCCGAAGGCGGCAGTGCTGCTGTTGAAGCCGTTAGCGGCGCAGCGGATGCTGGCAAATCGGCTTTCGTCGGCGAAGAGCTGGCTAAATCCGACCGTCCTGAGCTGACCGCTGCCAAAATCGTCATTTCTGGCGGTCGTGGCATGCAGAACGGTGACAACTTCAAGCACCTCTACGCTCTGGCCGACAAGCTTGGCGCTGCTGTGGGTGCTTCGCGCGCCGCGGTTGACGCCGGTTTCGTGCCGAACGACATGCAGGTCGGTCAGACCGGCAAGATCGTTGCGCCACAGCTGTACATCGCCGTCGGTATCTCCGGCGCGATCCAGCACCTGGCCGGCATGAAAGACTCCAAAGTGATCGTTGCGATCAACAAGGACGAAGAAGCGCCGATCTTCCAGGTAGCCGATTACGGTCTGGTCGCTGACCTGTTCGACGCCGTACCTGAGCTGGAAAAACTGGTTTAA
- a CDS encoding alpha/beta hydrolase, producing the protein MLMTGATLLYLSPASLLASMQFIERQRAELNLKQINVGDLSIHYYEGGPSDAQTILMVHGFAANKDNWLRFARHLPQDYRVIALDLPGFGASSKPAGSYDVGTQTERLAGIIDALGGHISTLYASRYPNRVASLALLDNAGITSPHPSELRLRLQRGEANPLVARSPEDFQRLLAFIFVKPPYLPESLKGYFAEQAASNSSHYDQVFAHLVERYVPLEPELSKIQAPTLIIWGAEDCVLDVSSVEIMRPLLDKPSVVIMPNTGHAPMIEQPQLTAQHYRAFLKALVQ; encoded by the coding sequence ATGCTCATGACCGGCGCAACTCTGCTCTATCTATCGCCAGCCAGCTTGTTAGCCAGTATGCAGTTCATAGAGAGGCAACGCGCAGAGCTGAATCTCAAGCAAATCAACGTTGGCGATCTTAGCATTCATTACTACGAAGGCGGCCCAAGCGACGCACAAACCATCCTGATGGTGCACGGCTTTGCCGCCAATAAAGACAACTGGCTGCGCTTCGCACGCCACCTTCCTCAGGATTACCGAGTCATAGCGCTCGACTTGCCAGGATTTGGGGCAAGCAGCAAGCCAGCCGGTAGCTACGATGTCGGCACACAGACTGAGCGCCTGGCGGGGATTATCGACGCGCTGGGTGGCCACATCAGTACGCTGTATGCCTCGCGCTATCCGAACCGGGTAGCCTCACTGGCATTACTCGATAACGCCGGCATCACCTCGCCACACCCCAGCGAGCTACGTCTGCGCCTACAGCGCGGCGAAGCCAATCCACTGGTAGCAAGAAGCCCCGAGGATTTTCAACGCTTACTGGCATTCATCTTTGTAAAACCGCCCTACCTGCCGGAATCGCTCAAAGGCTATTTCGCCGAACAGGCTGCCAGCAACAGCAGCCATTACGACCAGGTCTTTGCCCACCTGGTCGAGCGTTATGTCCCGCTGGAACCTGAGCTGAGTAAGATCCAAGCGCCAACGCTGATCATCTGGGGAGCCGAAGACTGCGTATTAGACGTATCCAGTGTCGAAATCATGCGACCACTCCTGGATAAACCCAGTGTGGTCATCATGCCCAATACCGGCCATGCGCCGATGATTGAACAACCGCAGTTGACCGCCCAGCACTACCGAGCCTTCCTTAAGGCGCTTGTGCAATAG